Proteins encoded by one window of Elaeis guineensis isolate ETL-2024a chromosome 12, EG11, whole genome shotgun sequence:
- the LOC105055470 gene encoding phytochrome-associated serine/threonine-protein phosphatase codes for MELDLWISKVKEGQHLKEDELQLLCEYVKEILMEESNVQPVNSPVTVCGDIHGQFHDLMKLFQTGGHVPETNYIFMGDFVDRGYNSLEVFTILLLLKARYPANITLLRGNHESRQLTQVYGFYDECQRKYGNANAWRYCTDVFDYLTLSAIIDGTVLCVHGGLSPDIRTVDQIRVIDRNCEIPHEGPFCDLMWSDPEDIETWAVSPRGAGWLFGSRVTAEFNHINNLDLVCRAHQLVQEGLKYMFQDKGLVTVWSAPNYCYRCGNVASILSFNDNMEREVKFFTETEENNQMRGPRTGVPYFL; via the exons ATGGAGTTGGATCTCTGGATTTCGAAGGTGAAGGAAGGCCAGCATCTTAAGGAGGACGAACTCCAGCTCCTCTGCGAATAC GTGAAGGAAATTCTTATGGAGGAGTCAAATGTCCAGCCTGTGAATAGCCCCGTGACGGTATGTGGAGATATCCATGGTCAGTTTCATGATTTAATGAAACTCTTCCAGACTGGCGGTCATGTTCCTGAGACAAATTACATTTTTATG GGTGATTTCGTTGACCGTGGCTATAACAGTCTGGAAGTTTTCACTATTCTTTTGCTTCTTAAAGCCAG ATATCCTGCAAATATAACTCTTTTGCGTGGAAATCATGAAAGCAGGCAGCTAACACAG gtATATGGTTTTTATGACGAGTGTCAGAGAAAGTATGGAAATGCAAATGCATGGCGGTATTGCACTGATGTCTTTGATTACCTAACATTGTCAGCAATCATAGATGGAACA GTTCTCTGTGTCCATGGTGGTCTTTCTCCTGATATACGGACAGTTGATCAG ATAAGGGTTATAGATCGCAATTGTGAAATTCCCCATGAGGGCCCCTTTTGTGACCTAATGTGGAGTGACCCAGAAGATATTGAAACATGGGCTGTCAGTCCTCGTGGTGCAGGTTGGCTTTTTGGATCCAGGGTGACGGCAGAG TTCAACCACATAAACAATCTTGATCTTGTTTGCCGAGCACACCAACTTGTCCAGGAAGGTCTGAAGTACATGTTTCAAGACAAAGGCCTTGTAACT GTGTGGTCGGCACCTAATTATTGTTACAGATGTGGGAATGTAGCTTCCATACTCAGCTTCAATGATAATATG GAGAGAGAGGTGAAGTTCTTCACAGAAACGGAGGAGAATAATCAAATGAGAGGACCTAGGACAGGAGTCCCATACTTTTTATGA
- the LOC105055467 gene encoding NDR1/HIN1-like protein 6, which yields MADPQRIHPVDVEAPPPSAPPAPRNFSQSDKHKVADGRAPLQGTTPVAHAKPTKKKRCSCCRCLCWTVLTIIILIILIAAIAGILYLIFDPKIPKYSVDRLRVSSFDVDNNMTVTAGFNMTVTARNPNKKIGIYYEDGSYLSVWYTDNSLCNGSFPAFYQGHRNTTVLNVILTGETQLGGEILTELQQQQQTGTIPLLFKGDVPVRVKFGSLKLWKMTFRVKCNLVVNSLSTSNQISIKSSSCKFKLKL from the coding sequence ATGGCTGATCCCCAGAGGATTCATCCGGTGGACGTCGAAGCCCCACCTCCATCAGCTCCCCCAGCACCCCGCAACTTCTCGCAGTCCGATAAGCACAAGGTTGCCGATGGACGAGCTCCATTGCAAGGCACCACCCCGGTGGCCCATGCAAAACCAACCAAGAAGAAGAGGTGCAGCTGCTGCAGGTGTTTGTGCTGGACCGTCCTcaccatcatcatcctcatcatcCTTATTGCAGCCATTGCTGGAATTCTATACCTCATCTTCGATCCTAAGATACCCAAGTACTCGGTCGACCGTCTCAGGGTCTCATCATTCGATGTGGACAATAACATGACCGTCACGGCCGGCTTCAACATGACGGTCACGGCGAGGAATCCAAACAAGAAGATCGGCATCTATTACGAGGATGGGAGCTATCTGAGCGTGTGGTATACCGATAACAGCCTGTGCAACGGGAGCTTCCCGGCGTTCTATCAGGGCCACCGGAACACGACGGTGTTGAACGTCATATTGACCGGAGAGACCCAGCTGGGAGGCGAGATCCTTACGGagttgcagcagcagcagcagaccGGGACGATACCGTTGCTATTTAAAGGTGATGTGCCGGTGAGGGTGAAGTTTGGAAGCCTCAAGCTGTGGAAGATGACCTTCAGGGTCAAGTGCAATCTGGTGGTGAATAGTTTGAGTACCAGCAATCAGATTAGCATCAAATCAAGCAGCTGCAAGTTTAAGTTGAAGCTCTGA
- the LOC105055468 gene encoding uncharacterized protein — MGSLVYRKNEVGFIQGVCAIVLKGSWSNLSNTHISHCLTTSNVNQILLQLSADTPLSWAFFRWMQSLPYYHHSLQPNWTMVHLLTKNRQFKAARELLEKFAFKDFLSSPSVLNALLSSYEDADLNSQILSWLVIIYSQSKMTQDAVQVFEQMKSNGLRPDPHACNALLSALAKARLTATAWKVYDEMTWMGVVLNIHIFNVMIHVCYKSGDVEKAENLVNKMERRGIRPDLFSYNTLISLFCKKGMHYEALAVRERMDREGTHPDIVTYNSLIYGFCKEGRLREASRLFKEIKGAGPNHVTYTTLIDGYCRVNNLDEALCLRQEMEAKGLYPGVATYNSIIRKLCEEGKMKAVNDLLNEMDERKVQPDNITCNTLINAYCKRGNMAFAWKLRNKMLESGLALDQFTYKALIHGFCKVQELDEAKEVLFDMLDAGLSPNYSTYSWLVDAYCNQNNAEAVLRIPDELAKRGLSVDKSVYRALIRRFCKLGLVDFAEKVFIQMQGKGFSGDSLVYITLAYAYLSAGKPITASEMLNDMAKNQLVITVQIYNCLNASCANENDILELLWNHASERGLIAKNVYKLRQQARSKS, encoded by the exons ATGGGAAGCTTAGTTTATAGAAAGAATGAGGTTGGATTCATACAAGGTGTTTGTGCAATTGTCTTAAAGGGAAGCTGGTCTAATTTGTCGAACACTCATATCAGTCATTGCCTCACCACCTCGAATGTGAACCAGATCTTGCTTCAGCTGTCGGCGGACACACCGCTCTCATGGGCATTCTTCAGGTGGATGCAATCTCTTCCCTACTACCATCACTCCCTCCAGCCCAACTGGACCATGGTCCACCTCCTCACCAAGAACAGGCAGTTCAAAGCTGCACGAGAATTGCTCGAGAAGTTTGCTTTCAAGGATTTCCTCTCATCCCCATCGGTGCTGAATGCTTTGCTGAGCAGTTATGAGGATGCTGACTTGAATTCTCAGATCTTAAGTTGGCTTGTAATTATTTATTCGCAGTCAAAGATGACTCAGGATGCAGTTCAGGTATTTGAGCAAATGAAGAGCAATGGCTTGAGGCCAGATCCGCATGCTTGCAATGCTCTCTTGAGTGCACTTGCAAAGGCTAGACTCACCGCCACTGCATGGAAAGTATACGACGAAATGACTTGGATGGGAGTAGTCCTAAATATCCACATCTTTAATGTTATGATCCATGTTTGTTACAAGTCAGGTGATGTTGAGAAGGCTGAAAATTTGGTGAATAAGATGGAGCGGAGGGGTATCCGTCCCGATCTATTCTCTTATAACACATTGATCTCATTGTTTTGCAAGAAGGGAATGCATTATGAGGCTTTGGCTGTTCGGGAGAGAATGGATAGAGAAGGGACCCATCCGGATATTGTAACTTATAATTCTCTTATTTATGGGTTTTGTAAAGAAGGTAGATTGAGGGAGGCATCAAGGCTTTTTAAGGAAATCAAGGGTGCCGGTCCTAACCATGTCACTTACACCACTCTCATCGATGGCTACTGCAGAGTTAACAACCTTGATGAGGCACTTTGTTTGCGTCAGGAAATGGAGGCTAAAGGGTTGTATCCTGGGGTAGCCACCTATAATTCAATCATTCGTAAGCTGTGCGAAGAAGGGAAAATGAAAGCTGTTAATGATCTTCTGAATGAGATGGATGAGAGGAAGGTTCAACCTGACAACATCACATGCAATACCTTGATTAATGCTTATTGCAAGAGAGGGAACATGGCCTTTGCATGGAAACTTAGGAATAAGATGTTGGAATCAGGATTGGCTCTAGACCAGTTTACCTACAAGGCTCTGATCCATGGCTTCTGCAAGGTCCAGGAGTTGGACGAAGCTAAAGAAGTCCTCTTTGATATGCTGGATGCAG GACTATCTCCAAATTATAGTACTTACTCATGGCTTGTGGATGCTTACTGCAACCAGAATAATGCAGAGGCAGTGTTAAGGATCCCAGATGAACTTGCTAAAAGAGGTCTTTCTGTGGATAAGTCAGTGTACAGGGCTTTAATTCGAAGATTTTGTAAGTTGGGATTGGTTGATTTTGCAGAAAAAGTGTTTATTCAGATGCAAGGGAAGGGCTTCTCAGGTGACAGTCTTGTGTATATCACCCTTGCATATGCTTACTTGAGTGCAGGAAAACCAATTACGGCTTCTGAAATGTTAAATGACATGGCTAAGAATCAACTAGTAATAACTGTGCAAATATACAACTGCCTGAATGCTTCTTGTGCCAATGAGAATGACATCTTGGAGCTGCTTTGGAATCATGCCAGTGAAAGAGGTCTGATTGCAAAGAATGTTTACAAGTTGAGGCAACAAGCCAGGTCAAAATCTTAA